A segment of the Aureliella helgolandensis genome:
CTGCAACAGAGATCGAGCAATGGGAACGCGACTTTTGCCCCTCTTGCAAAAGGGGCCGCAAATGATTGTTCGTATCGATGCTCGCGCAGAGAAATTGTTGGCACAGCGCCAACGGAAAAGAGACGACTCGGCTGAACGTACCAAGGCCGCCGAGCCGCCTCAAACTAAACAGCAAGTGTCTGACAAATACCTATGGCGCGAAAGATGGGCAGGGGGCATAATATAGGGTATTCCTTTTTCCCCGTTTAGTGAGGAGTGAATGCCATGGGAAGTTCGAAAGTGGATCGCGAAGGTTTGAAAGCTACGCTGCAAGCCGAATTCGAAGCGACGCTCAATGCGGTAGTTGATTCGATTGATAACGCTCGCGATGGTGCTTGGATCGAAGACAGCGAAGGACTCAGTCGTCAGGCTTTGGATCGTTTCCGGCAACAGGTCTATGAGGCAGCCTTACAAGCGAAGATTAATGCGGTGGAAGCCGCTTTTTCCCCCTCCGAAGAGCGCGACGGGAGTTCGAGCACGGAACAAGGGACGCCAACTACGTAGCCTCTTGACTGAGAACGGCCGTGTGCAACTAAAGCGTGTTCGGTGGGCAGTTCAAGACGAAACCAGCAGCACACCGATCGATGCCTTGCTGGATGAAGCAGAGAAAAGCTTCACGTGCGGGATACGTGAGATGCTTTGTCGTTTGAATCAAAGTTCCTCCAGCTTTGTAAAGACTGCGGCCAATATCGCTCGTTTATCATCGATCGACATTAGCGGCGAAAGCGTACGGCAATTGGTCGAGTACGAAGGTCGCAAGGTAACCAACCAGCTAACGCGAGGGGGCATTGATATTGGCTGGTCGTCGGCAGACTGCACGTTGGAAAATGTTCCCCAGAAGTCGTCGGCCAGTTCATCAGCCGCATCTGGCGCAGTGAATGATCAACAAAAACCAACCCCAACTCGGGTTTATGTCGGCTGCGACGGAGTGAAGGTACCGGTCGTTACTCAAGCCGAGAAGACTAAGCGTCGCACTACGATCAAACTGAAACGTCGACGTAGTGGAAAGAAATGTCGGCCGTTGCCAGCAGCTCGAGCAGGTTCGGATCAACAGTACAAGGAAGCAAGAATCGTAGTTGCTTACAACGAATCTCAGACGCTCCGGCTTGTGATAGCTACCCGCGGTGATTGCGAAGTCACTGGGCGCTTGATGCGAAGTATGGCGACGACCATCAAACTAGATGAAGCGACTGAGTCCATTGCAAATATCGATGGCGCTCCATGGATACGCAACCAATTGGAGTTTCACAACATTGTGGATAAAATCAACTTGGATTACTACCACATGAAAGACAACGCACAAAAGGCGCGTCGCGAGATGTTCGGCGAGGATGAATCGGGAGCCACATGGTTAACGGCATTGACCAACATCCTGATGGAACAGGGAGTCGACGCACTGCTGAGTGAGCTGCTTACTCAGAAACTCACGTGCTCAGGTCGACGCCTTCAAGCCTTGGAGCAATTGATCGGATATATTTCGGAGCGTCGTGAAATCATTCGTTATCGCGAACTTCGCGCTCGCGGCATTCAGATCGGCAGTGGTCCGACCGAGGCCCAATGCAAAACTACCACACAACGGGTCAAAGGCCGAGGTCGCCGGTGGGATTTCGCCAATGCCGAGTGCATGATGAACCTCGCTGCACTCGAAGCGAGTAACCTCTGGGACAATTACTGGGGAAATCATGCAAAAAATGCTGCCTAAAAGTTGTCCAGAAACTTTGGTCAGACACAACAGCAAACACCAAAGAGCAAAGGAACACGCAATGGGTAAGCTAACTAATATTCTACAACAAATCGGCTCGCTGGGCGAGATTCAAGCTGCCTGGGATTCCGCGAATTCCGCTGGTGACTTTGACGTAG
Coding sequences within it:
- a CDS encoding UPF0236 family transposase-like protein: MQLKRVRWAVQDETSSTPIDALLDEAEKSFTCGIREMLCRLNQSSSSFVKTAANIARLSSIDISGESVRQLVEYEGRKVTNQLTRGGIDIGWSSADCTLENVPQKSSASSSAASGAVNDQQKPTPTRVYVGCDGVKVPVVTQAEKTKRRTTIKLKRRRSGKKCRPLPAARAGSDQQYKEARIVVAYNESQTLRLVIATRGDCEVTGRLMRSMATTIKLDEATESIANIDGAPWIRNQLEFHNIVDKINLDYYHMKDNAQKARREMFGEDESGATWLTALTNILMEQGVDALLSELLTQKLTCSGRRLQALEQLIGYISERREIIRYRELRARGIQIGSGPTEAQCKTTTQRVKGRGRRWDFANAECMMNLAALEASNLWDNYWGNHAKNAA